In Diaphorobacter ruginosibacter, the genomic stretch GCAGCGCGGCGGCGGCGGCCTGGGCATAGGTGAGGGTGGAGACGCGCGGCTCGTTGGCGGTGTTCGTCGTTGCAAAGTCGGTCATTTCCACATCCCTTCGCCGGTTGTCAGAATGTCGGTGTATGCAGCGGCTGCATCGGGCGCGGGGGCTGCGGAGGCTGCGGCGACGGCCGCGTCGATCTCGGCCTTCGCCTCGGCTTCGATGCGCGCCGCCTGCTCGCCCAGGCCGCGCTGTGCGAGCAGTGCGCGGGCGCGAAGAATCGGGTCGTCCTTGAGCGCCTCGGCCACTTCCTCCTGCTTGCGGTAGGTGGCAGGATCCACGGATACGTGGCCTTTCTGGCGATAGGTGATCGCGTGCAGCAGGCGCGGCCCCGAACCTGCACGGATCTGTGCGATCAACTGTGACGCGGCATCGCTCACCGCCTCCACGTCGTTGCCATCCACGCGCGTCGCCTCGATGTCGAGGGACTGCGCGCGGGCGCTTGCAGCGTTGGTGCCGGCCGTCATCGGCGCGGATTTCGTGGTGGCCGAGATCTGGTTGTCCTCGCAGACAAAGAGCACGGGCAGCTTGAACACCTGCGCCCAGTTCAGCGCTTCGAGAAACGGCCCGCGATTGATCGCGCCGTCGCCGAAGAAGCTCACGGCGATGGCCCCGGTCTTGCGGATCTTGAGGGCGTGCGCGGCCCCCACGGCGATCGGCAGGCCGGCCGTCACCACGCCGTTCGCACCGAGCATGCCGACCGAGAAGTCCGCAATGTGCATAGACCCACCCTTGCCTGCGTTGTAGCCGGTGGCGCGGCCGAACAGCTCGCACATCATCTTCGTCGAATCGGCGCCCTTGGCCAGCGTATGGCCGTGGCCGCGATGGGTCGATGTGAGCAGATCTTCGGGCCCCAGATGGGCGCATACGCCGGTGGCCACGGCTTCCTGTCCCGTGGACAGGTGCAGCGGTCCCTTCACGCGCACTTCACCGGGCTTGCCCGTCGCGGCGCCGCCCCAGCTCACGCCGCCCTGGCTGGCGGCCTCGGCGGCATCTTCGAATGCGCGTATGCGCACCATGGTTCGGAATAGAGAAAGCAGATCTGTCATGACTGGCTGAAGAAATACGGAGCGCGAGCCGACCCGGCGCGCAGCCCTTGTGATTGGGGGCTGCGCGCCGATGCCGTCATCGGGTGGGAGCTGCCTGGGCCTTGGTACCTGGGACTCGAATTACTTGGGACGGGCCGCGATGGCCTTCTCGGCCATGTCGACCAGGCTGGTGCCGATCTGTGGCTTCCACTTGTCGTACACGGGGCGTGTCACCTTGACGAAGGCTTCGCGCTGTTCGGGCGTGAGCTGCGTGACGGTCACGCCCATGCCGGCGATGTCCTTGAGCAGCGGCTTGCCGGCCTCAACCAGGCCCTTGCGGGCGATGGTGATTTCCTGCTTGCCCGCATCGATGGCGGCCTGGCGAACGATGTCCTGGTCGGCCTTGCTCCACGTGGCCCAGATGTCCTTGTTGACCACGAACACCAGCGGATCGGCCATGTAGCCCCAGGTCGTCACATACTTTTGGCCGACGGTCTGCAGCTTCAGGATGGTGAACATGAACAACGGGTTTTCCTGGCCATCCACGGCGCCGCTGGAGAGCGCGGGCTGCGCATCGGCCCAGCTCATCTGCGTGGGGTTGGCGCCCATCGCGGTGAACATGTCCGTGAAGATCGGAGAGCCCACCACGCGGATCTTCATGCCCTTCAGGTCCTCGGGCTTGCTGATGGCGTGCTTGGAGTTGGTGAGCTCGCGGTAGCCGTTCTCACCCCAGGCCAGCGGCACCACGCCGGATTTCTCCAGCGTCTTGAACACTTCCTTGCCGACCTCGCCCTGTGTCAGCGCATCGACGGCTGCGTAGTCAGGCATCAGGAAGGGCAGCGAGAACAGGTTCAGCGACTTGACCTGAGGGGACCAGTTGATGGTCGAGCCCACGGCCATGTCGATCACGCCCTGGCGCAATGCGCTGAACTCGCGCGTCTGGTCGCCCTGGATCAGCGAAACGCCGGGGTACAGCTTGATGTTGATGCGACCCTTGGTGCGCTCCTTCACCAGGTCCGCCCAGATCTGGCCCGCCATGCCCCATGGCGATGGGGGCCGAGCACCAGCGACAGGCGGTACTCGCTCTTGTAGTTCTGCTGTGCAAGCGCTGCCGAAGGCGACAGGACGAGTGCTGCAGCGGCGGCAGCCGTCGCGGTGAGGAATGTGCGGACTTTCATGGTTGTCTCCTTCCAGGGTTGAAATCTTGTGTGGGAAAAGCTGTTGATTCAGGGCGTGCGCGTGATCCTAGTAGCCGAGGTACTTGGGCAGCCACAGCGCGAGCTGCGGGAAGGCGATCACGGCGATCATCACCAGGAACATCGCGAACAGCATGGGGCCGACCCAGCGCACGGTGGATTCCATGCGCACCTTGGCGATGCGGCACGAGACCATCAGGTTCACCGCCAGAGGCGGCGTGAACTGGCCGAGTGCGACCTTCAAGGTGAGGATCACGCCGAACCAGACGGGGTCCCACTTGTAGTGATTCATCACCGGCAGCAGCAGCGGCACGAAGATCAGGAAGATCGACACGCCGTCGAGGAACATGCCCACGGTGATCAGCAGCAGGATCAGCAGCGCCATCACGCCCCATTCGCCCAGGCCCGAATGCACGATGGCGTTGGCCACGGGATCGATCACGCCGAGTGTCGAAAGCGAGAACGCGAAGATGCCCGCCAGCGAGACGACCAGCAGGATCACGGCGGACAGCTCGCCCGCCTCCTGCAGGATGGTGAACAGGTCGCGCACCTTGATCGTGCGGTAGATGATCATGCCGACGAAGAGACCGTAGAACACGGCCACCACAGCGGCTTCCGTGGGAGTGAACCAGCCTGCACGCATGCCGCCCAGAATCACCACCGGCGCCGCCAGGCCCCAGGACGCTTCGCGCAGGCTCTTCCAGAAAGGCGGGCGCGGCATGGACGATTCCAGCGCGCCCATCTTGTGCTTGCGTGCCATCCACACGGCAGGGAAGATCAGTGCGATGCCGGCCAGCACGCCGGGCACCATGCCGGCGGCGAACAGCGCGGGCACCGATGCCCCGGGCACCAGCACCGAGTAGATGATGAAGGCGACCGACGGCGGAATCAGGATGTCGGTGGCGGCAGCGGCGCCGACCACCGAGGCGGAGAAGCTCGCGGGATAGCCCGCACGGTTCATCGCCGCGATCATGACCGCACCCACGGCAGCCGCGTTGGCGGGACCCGAGCCGGAAATGCCGCCCAGGAACATCGCCACCGAGATTGCGACCAGCGGCAGCATGCCCGGCCCGCGACCGACGATGGCGACCGCGAAGTTCACGAGGCGCGAGGCCACGCCCGAGCGGTCGAAGATGGAGCCGACCAGCACGAACATCGGAATGGCAAGCAAGGGGTACTTGCCCAGGCCGGCATAGAAGTTCTG encodes the following:
- a CDS encoding TRAP transporter large permease, producing the protein MIATLLFVAFIVLMMVGVPIGAALGLAGAAAIALANSETQWFGLLAVPQNFYAGLGKYPLLAIPMFVLVGSIFDRSGVASRLVNFAVAIVGRGPGMLPLVAISVAMFLGGISGSGPANAAAVGAVMIAAMNRAGYPASFSASVVGAAAATDILIPPSVAFIIYSVLVPGASVPALFAAGMVPGVLAGIALIFPAVWMARKHKMGALESSMPRPPFWKSLREASWGLAAPVVILGGMRAGWFTPTEAAVVAVFYGLFVGMIIYRTIKVRDLFTILQEAGELSAVILLVVSLAGIFAFSLSTLGVIDPVANAIVHSGLGEWGVMALLILLLITVGMFLDGVSIFLIFVPLLLPVMNHYKWDPVWFGVILTLKVALGQFTPPLAVNLMVSCRIAKVRMESTVRWVGPMLFAMFLVMIAVIAFPQLALWLPKYLGY
- a CDS encoding thiamine pyrophosphate-dependent dehydrogenase E1 component subunit alpha, which gives rise to MTDLLSLFRTMVRIRAFEDAAEAASQGGVSWGGAATGKPGEVRVKGPLHLSTGQEAVATGVCAHLGPEDLLTSTHRGHGHTLAKGADSTKMMCELFGRATGYNAGKGGSMHIADFSVGMLGANGVVTAGLPIAVGAAHALKIRKTGAIAVSFFGDGAINRGPFLEALNWAQVFKLPVLFVCEDNQISATTKSAPMTAGTNAASARAQSLDIEATRVDGNDVEAVSDAASQLIAQIRAGSGPRLLHAITYRQKGHVSVDPATYRKQEEVAEALKDDPILRARALLAQRGLGEQAARIEAEAKAEIDAAVAAASAAPAPDAAAAYTDILTTGEGMWK